The following coding sequences lie in one uncultured Mailhella sp. genomic window:
- a CDS encoding pseudouridine synthase — protein sequence MAEGIRLNKALADAGVCSRRSADELVFAGRVRVNGIVAESPGVRVQPGDEVSVDGRPVRLKEESRQPCWLMLNKPVRIVSTASDPEGRETVLDLVPEPWRRRRLFPVGRLDFFSEGLLLLTDDGELAHRLTHPRWHLSKVYHVLVRPERGEASVSAALSLMRRGMTLAEGDRLAPVEVRVLPSSLRGVLLEMVLHQGLNRQIRRMCRDVDFTVLRLKRVQEGPLQLGSLAPGRVRPLSEAEVSALRRAVGLETGAKRR from the coding sequence GTGGCGGAAGGCATCAGACTGAACAAGGCGCTCGCGGATGCGGGAGTGTGCTCGCGCCGCAGTGCCGACGAGCTTGTGTTTGCCGGAAGAGTTCGCGTGAACGGCATTGTGGCGGAAAGCCCCGGCGTGCGGGTGCAGCCCGGCGACGAGGTGTCGGTGGACGGGCGTCCCGTGAGGCTGAAGGAGGAGAGTCGGCAGCCCTGCTGGCTCATGCTCAACAAGCCCGTGCGCATCGTGTCCACGGCGAGCGATCCGGAAGGACGCGAAACCGTGCTCGATCTCGTGCCCGAGCCGTGGCGGCGTCGGCGGCTGTTTCCCGTGGGGCGTCTCGACTTTTTTTCGGAAGGGCTGCTTCTGCTTACCGACGACGGAGAACTGGCGCACCGTCTGACCCATCCGCGCTGGCATCTTTCCAAGGTGTACCATGTGCTTGTGCGTCCGGAACGGGGCGAGGCTTCGGTGTCGGCGGCGCTTTCTCTCATGCGCCGCGGCATGACGCTTGCCGAAGGCGACAGGCTCGCGCCCGTGGAGGTGCGGGTGCTGCCTTCGTCGCTGCGGGGCGTGCTTTTGGAAATGGTGCTGCATCAGGGCCTGAACCGGCAGATTCGCCGCATGTGCCGCGATGTGGATTTTACCGTGCTGCGCCTGAAAAGAGTGCAGGAAGGGCCGCTGCAGCTGGGAAGTCTGGCTCCGGGAAGAGTGCGTCCGCTCTCTGAGGCCGAGGTGTCGGCGCTGCGCCGCGCCGTGGGACTGGAGACGGGCGCAAAACGCAGATGA
- a CDS encoding lysophospholipid acyltransferase family protein, producing the protein MHLPPALTSALFSHLYTAICATLRIREENRAEVDAVHARGERLIFCLWHDELFSLIPMARQLRVVSIVSPSSDGDMLARILASNNVGAVRGSSTRGGVRALLSLARMMKHEQVHACITVDGPAGPRHKSKEGPLFLANRTNARIMPVRIYVKHALRCPTWDKFQIPLPFSRVIIRFGRAWGEGTKEVPDLEHTTLARARERLDKELQQLAVGLIPGVTA; encoded by the coding sequence ATGCATCTGCCCCCAGCCCTTACTTCCGCGCTGTTCTCCCATCTGTACACCGCCATCTGCGCCACCCTCCGCATTCGTGAGGAAAACCGCGCGGAAGTGGACGCCGTTCACGCCAGAGGAGAACGACTCATCTTCTGCCTCTGGCACGACGAGCTGTTTTCCCTCATTCCCATGGCGCGCCAGCTTCGCGTGGTGTCCATCGTCAGCCCCAGCAGCGACGGCGACATGCTTGCCCGCATTCTTGCCTCCAACAACGTGGGCGCCGTGCGCGGCTCCAGCACCCGCGGCGGCGTGCGCGCGCTGCTCAGCCTCGCCCGCATGATGAAGCACGAACAGGTTCACGCCTGCATTACCGTGGACGGCCCTGCCGGTCCGCGCCACAAGAGCAAGGAAGGCCCGCTTTTTCTGGCCAACCGCACCAATGCGCGCATCATGCCGGTGCGCATTTACGTCAAACACGCCCTGCGCTGCCCCACCTGGGACAAATTTCAGATTCCGCTGCCCTTTTCCCGCGTGATCATACGTTTCGGCCGCGCATGGGGAGAAGGCACAAAGGAAGTGCCGGACCTCGAACACACCACGCTGGCGCGCGCCAGAGAACGTCTGGACAAGGAGCTGCAACAGCTGGCCGTGGGGCTCATTCCGGGAGTCACGGCATGA
- a CDS encoding lysophospholipid acyltransferase family protein — protein sequence MTGGERLRFHLLCGAGHVLRLFGFPGTAVLGNLTGRLIWRFLPSRRNLAVNNIMKHLGMSREKAEETAKASFCHTGRAFLEILLTGKFGMNSPRLRIASPELMQKLRECDRPIVAATAHFGSWELLASMLGQLYAPPRPRMVVVRRYHDEAVQAFIASCREATGADMIGHRNAAMSVIRALHKKGIVAFLVDHNTSSSEAEFLPFLNETAAVNMGPALLAVRAKALVWPVVLVREKDHYVFHLKEPLDTATLEGSRDEQVKAAALFYTQAIESFIRERPEQWFWMHDRWKTKEKPSAASHDSAAGQG from the coding sequence ATGACGGGCGGCGAGCGTCTGCGTTTTCACCTGCTCTGCGGAGCGGGACATGTGCTGCGTCTTTTCGGCTTTCCCGGCACGGCCGTGCTCGGCAATCTCACGGGCCGCCTCATCTGGCGCTTTCTGCCTTCGCGCCGCAATCTTGCCGTAAACAACATCATGAAGCATCTCGGCATGTCCCGGGAGAAGGCGGAAGAAACGGCCAAAGCCAGCTTCTGCCACACCGGCCGCGCCTTTCTGGAAATTCTTCTCACCGGCAAGTTCGGCATGAATTCGCCGAGACTGCGCATAGCCTCGCCCGAGCTCATGCAGAAACTGCGCGAATGCGACCGCCCCATTGTGGCGGCCACTGCGCATTTCGGCTCCTGGGAACTGCTCGCCTCCATGCTCGGACAGCTCTATGCGCCGCCGAGACCGCGCATGGTGGTGGTGCGCCGATATCACGACGAAGCCGTGCAGGCCTTCATCGCCTCCTGCCGCGAGGCCACCGGGGCCGACATGATAGGTCACCGCAACGCGGCCATGAGCGTCATCCGCGCGCTGCACAAGAAGGGCATCGTTGCCTTTCTCGTGGATCACAACACCTCGTCTTCAGAAGCGGAATTTCTGCCCTTTCTCAACGAAACCGCGGCGGTGAACATGGGCCCTGCGCTGCTGGCCGTGCGGGCCAAGGCGCTGGTATGGCCCGTGGTGCTCGTGAGGGAAAAGGATCATTACGTCTTTCATCTCAAGGAGCCGCTCGACACCGCCACACTGGAAGGCAGCCGCGACGAACAGGTGAAGGCCGCCGCACTGTTCTACACTCAGGCCATCGAAAGCTTCATACGCGAACGACCGGAGCAGTGGTTCTGGATGCACGACCGCTGGAAGACCAAGGAAAAACCATCCGCCGCTTCTCACGACTCCGCGGCCGGACAGGGATAA
- a CDS encoding efflux transporter outer membrane subunit: protein MRIMLSLLMAALFFSGCSFAPDYHRPEQDLPSSWERDESKPRPGELSREWWRRFNDEALNDLVSRALAQNRNLEQSLARVDSARAALGLARAGLFPQISAQGSGERARASLDTSASYGLVRELGALENRVDALDGQGARSVSAPSRVDSLWSGAVQAAWELDIWGRYRNAADAARENLLSAEDAAQAMELSLAGQVCSAYFDMLNYREQRDLTERTLKVRESSAALYEKQYAAGAISELDILNVRTQVDSLKDSLAQAKTRLEQAEGALLLLTGATPEEIFSGRAKRGTPLAALPAAPQLPVGLPSELLTRRPDIRSAEASLRAAHFQVGEARAAFFPSISLTGSLGTSSTELDRLFSGTAGTWNFGGGVSLPIFTFGRTVSGVRQAEAAVRAAAAAYELSVQQAFSDIRSALAAQKGSADSVKSLADAAARMEKAAELARVRYESGYSPYLDVLEAERTLYASQMQLAAGRAAQLSAVAQVCVALGGGW from the coding sequence ATGCGGATCATGCTTTCGCTGCTGATGGCGGCGTTGTTCTTTTCAGGATGTTCCTTTGCGCCGGACTATCATCGGCCGGAGCAGGATCTGCCGTCCTCCTGGGAGCGGGACGAGTCGAAACCCCGGCCGGGCGAGCTTTCCCGGGAGTGGTGGCGGCGCTTCAACGACGAGGCGCTGAATGATCTTGTGTCGCGGGCGCTCGCGCAGAACAGGAATCTGGAACAGAGTCTGGCCCGGGTGGACAGCGCCCGTGCCGCGCTCGGACTGGCCCGGGCCGGGCTTTTTCCGCAGATTTCGGCGCAGGGGAGCGGAGAGCGGGCCAGGGCGAGTCTGGACACGTCGGCTTCCTACGGTCTTGTGCGCGAGCTCGGCGCCTTGGAGAACCGCGTAGACGCTCTGGACGGGCAGGGCGCAAGGAGCGTTTCTGCGCCCTCGCGCGTGGATTCTCTGTGGAGCGGCGCGGTGCAGGCCGCGTGGGAGCTCGACATCTGGGGCCGGTACCGCAACGCGGCGGACGCGGCGCGGGAGAATCTGCTCTCGGCGGAAGACGCGGCGCAGGCCATGGAACTTTCGCTGGCGGGGCAGGTGTGTTCGGCCTATTTCGACATGCTGAACTACCGCGAGCAGCGGGATCTGACCGAGCGCACGCTGAAGGTTCGGGAGAGTTCCGCCGCGCTTTACGAAAAGCAGTACGCCGCAGGAGCCATCAGCGAGCTCGACATCCTCAACGTGCGTACGCAGGTGGATTCTTTGAAGGACAGTCTGGCGCAGGCGAAAACCCGTCTGGAACAGGCCGAGGGCGCGCTTCTGCTGCTCACCGGCGCAACGCCGGAGGAAATTTTTTCCGGCAGGGCGAAGAGGGGAACGCCGCTCGCTGCGCTTCCCGCCGCGCCACAGCTTCCCGTGGGGCTGCCTTCGGAACTTCTGACCCGCAGGCCGGACATCCGTTCCGCCGAAGCCTCGCTTCGCGCCGCGCATTTTCAGGTGGGCGAGGCGCGGGCCGCGTTTTTTCCGTCCATCAGCCTGACGGGCAGTCTTGGCACGTCGAGCACGGAGCTGGACAGGCTGTTTTCCGGCACGGCGGGCACATGGAATTTCGGCGGCGGCGTGTCGCTGCCGATATTCACGTTCGGCCGCACCGTGAGCGGCGTGCGTCAGGCGGAGGCCGCCGTTCGGGCCGCGGCCGCGGCCTACGAGCTTTCCGTGCAGCAGGCGTTCAGCGACATTCGTTCCGCGCTTGCCGCGCAGAAGGGCTCGGCGGACAGCGTGAAAAGCCTTGCCGACGCCGCCGCGCGCATGGAAAAGGCCGCAGAGCTGGCCAGAGTGCGCTACGAGTCCGGGTATTCTCCCTACCTCGACGTGCTGGAAGCGGAACGCACGCTGTACGCGTCGCAGATGCAGCTTGCCGCAGGCCGCGCGGCGCAGCTTTCCGCCGTGGCGCAGGTCTGCGTGGCGCTCGGCGGCGGCTGGTGA